The segment TTGAGTCTCCGGTGATTCTGGTGTGAGCTCATCTTGATGCGTTGTGTGAGTCTGACCAGAGACCACCCTTCCCAGTTCACATTTGAGGCACCACAGCATGGTGCCCTGCAGTACCTACAGTCCACCTCGGCAGAGAGCACACCTGTACCAGCAGACACGAACAGGCTGTGGTTCCTGCTCATGCCCCCCACAGGCCTGCCCTTCCTGGAGGGGGTGTCGTCCTGATCCAGCCAGCTCTGCTCCCAGCCCCAAATGTTTGGTCGCAGCCCCACAAAGTACTTCTGAATCCCCTGAGGGTGTGATGAGGCTCTCCTTAGCACAGAGCTCTGAGCTACAGTGGGGATGAGGCACAAGGAGTCTGGGGGTTCCTGCTATGCAGACCCTGTGCCCTGCAGGACCCTTGGAGGGCAGAGCCCTTGCCTTCCTGCAAACCTTCCTGGGTGGCTCCTGCTGCCCAGAGCAATGGCCTCTCAGTGGAGCAAATGTGGCTGGGTTGCCAGTGGCCACGACAGCCGTCACTGAGCTTTCTTTGAGGAGACCCGGGAGAGCCGCACGCAGGGGACAGTGTTTTGCTGGGCATCCCCAGAGGCGTCTCCTGCCTGTCTTTGACTCCTCAGTCTCTGATTCCGGGGTCTGCAGGGCTGTCCTGGGGCCTGGGACCCAGCCTCAGCCAGGATCCAGGAACTCTGGGCTGTTACTCCTATCTTAGCTCCCAGCCACCTCCTATCTGCTCCCCAGTCCCCACCGCTGGCACCTGCTCCCTGAGGGGAATCCTTGTAGAATCCCCTTTTATGGTTACATTTGCTGTCCCCAGTCAATCTGCTTGGTCCTGAGCAAGAGTGACTTGGGGGACATCCAAGGACAAGGCTGAAAGGGGGAGAGAAAGGCCCAGAGTGTGTGTGCAGGGCTGCTGTCCCCAGGGGTCCTAGGCACTTCCTGGTCCTCTTGAGTCAGGCCAGGGCAGAGTGTGTAAGGCATCCATAGAACCTGGGAGTGACTCTGGGCTTGTATCAGGGCTGCAGTCCTCAGAGTGACTGAAATAAGAGTGTGCACCATCCCTGGGCCAgctggagggaagaaaggagattGTGCCCTTTCCTGGGGACTGACAGCCCCTCCCCATTTCGGCCTCTGCAACACTGAGGGAAAATGAAAGACCCCACATCCCGCTGGAGTTTCCGCCGGAGCCCAGGAAAGGTCCCCGGGGACAGGAAGGAGCTGGTTCCCCATGTGGGCAGCAGGGATGGGAGCAGGGAGAATGGCCTCCTTCACGGGTGCAGGCTTTGCCCGAGATTCACCGTGGTCCCCTGTAAGGGGGAACAAGGCAGGTACCCAGCAGGGGTCCAGACTATTGAGGgacagagcagggcagagggaCCCTGGGCAGGTGCTGGGCTATGCAGCCCAGGTCACCCTGAGACCAGAATGGAGGTCCCACTTGGGTCTGGAGTGCATGCTGCTGTGTACAAGGTCCCAGTTCTGCCGCCACTGTGGGGCCTCACCTCCCTACAGCCCAGAGGGACCACAGGCTCTCAGTTCTCAGCCCAGGTCCCAGCAGTGTCATGAGGCTGTGTCCAGTCACCTCACCAGGACCCTCAGGGCTCCCAGGTCATGGGCAAAGCTGTGAGTTGAGGCCTGGGGGATGGGGCCCTGGGCCCTTGGAAGGTGGGGTTCTGGGGGACAAGGGGCAGGTCTCCCTGGAACCTGCCCTGTGACATGACTAACTCTGGTGTTCTTTCACCAGATGAGCCTCTCACGCCTCCCCTACAGTGGTCCCTTTGCCCAGAATGActgcacatttttctttttttttttttttgggcttcgatttgtgtaattttttttttttttttttttttattatactttagggttttagggtacatgtgcacaatgtgcaggtttgttacatatgtatccatgtgccatgttgatttcctacacccattaattcgtcatttagcattaggtgtatctcctaatgctgtccctcccccctccccccaccccacaacagtccccggagcgtgatgttccccttcctgtgtccgtgagttctcattgttcaattcccacctatgagtgagaacatgcggtgtttggttttttgtccttgcgatagtttactgagaatgatgttttccagtttcatccatgtccctacaaaggacgcgaactcatcattttttatggctgcatagtattccatggtgtatatgtgccacattttcttaatccagtctatcgttgttggacatttgggttggttccaactctttgctattgtgaatagtgccgcaataaacatacgtgtgcatgtgtctttatagcagcatgatttatagtcctttgggtatatacccagtaatgggatggctgggtcaaatggtatttctagttctagatccctgaggaatcgccacactgacttccacaatggttgaactagtttacagtcccaccaacagtgtaaaagtgttcctatttctccacatcctctccagcacctgttgtttcctgattttttaatgatggccattctaactggtgtgagatggtatctcactgtggttttgatttgcatttctctgatggccagtgatgaggagcatttcttcatgtgttttttggctgcataaatgtcttcttttgagaagtgtctgttcatgtcctctgcccactttttgatggggttgtttgtttttttcttgtaaatttgtttgagttcattgtagattctggatattagccctttgtcagatgagtaggttgcaaaaattttctcccattgtgtaggttacctgttcactctgatgatagtttcttttgctgtgcagaagctctttagtttaatgagatcccatttgtcgattttggcttttgttgccattgcttttggtgttttagacatgaagtccttgcccacgcctatgtcctgaatggtattgcctaggttttcttgtaggattttaatggttttaggtctaacatataagtctttaatccatcttgaattaatttttgtataaggtgtaaggaagggatccagttgcagctttctacatatggctagccagttttcccagcaccatttattaaatagggaatcctttccccatttcttgtttttgtcaggtttgtcaaagatcagatagttgtagctatgcggcatcatttctgagggctctgttctgttccatttatctatgtctctgtggtggtaccagtaccatgctgttttggttactgtagccttgtagtagagtttaaagtcaggtagcgtgatgcctccagctttgttcttttggcttaggattgacttggcgatgcgggctcttttttggttccatatgaactttaaagtagttttttccaattctgtgaagaaagtcattggtagcttgatggggatggcattgaatctataaattaccttgggcagtatggccattttcacgatattgattcttccaacccatgagcatggaatgttcttccatttgtttgtatcctcttttatttcattgagcagtggtttgtagttctccttgaagaggtccttcacatcccttgtaagttggattcctaggtattttattctctttgaagcaattgtgaatgggagttcactcatgatttggctctctgtttgtctgttattggtgtacaagaatgcttgtgatttttgtacattaattttgtatcctgagactttgctgaagttgctaatcagcttaaggagattttgggctgagacaatggggttttctagatatacaatcatgtcatctgcaaacagggacaatttgacttcctcttttcctaattgaataccctttatttccttctcctgcctgattgctctggccagaacttccagcactatgttgaataggagcggtgagagagggcatccctgtcttgtgccagttttcagagggaatgcttccagtttttgcccattcagtatgatattggctgtgggtttgttgtagatagctcttattattttgagatacgtcccatcaatacctaatttattgagagtttttagcatgaagggttgttgaattttgtcaaaggccttttctgcatctattgagataatcatgtggtttttgtctttggttctgtttatatgctggattacatttattgatttgcgtatgttgaaccagccttgcatcccagggatgaagcccacttgatcatggtggataagctttttgatgtgctgctggattcggtttgccagtattttattgaggatttttgcatcaatgttcatcaaggatattggtctgaaattctcttttttggttatgtctctgccaggttttggtatcaggacgatgctggcttcgtaaaatgtgttagggaggattccctctttttctatcgattggaatagtttcagaaggaatggtaccagttcctccttgtacctctggtagaattcagctgtgaatccatcaggtcctggactctttttggttggtaagctattgattattgccacaatttcagaacctgttattggtctattcagagattcaacttcttcctggtttagtcttgggagggtgtatttgtcgaggaatttatccatttcttccagattttctagtttatttgcatagaggtgtttgtagtattctctgatggtagattgtatttctgtgggatcggtggtgatatcccctttttcgttttttattgcatctatttgattcttctctcttttcttctttattagtcttgctagcggtccatcaattttgttgatcttttcaaaaaaccagctcctggattcattaattttttgaagggttttttgtgtctctatttccttcagttctgctctgattttagttatttctagccttctgctagcttttgaatgtgtttgctcttgcttttctagttcttttaattgtgatgttagggtgtcaattttggatctttcctgctttctcttgtgggcatttagtgctataaatttccctctacacactgctttgaacgtgtcccagagattctggtatgttgtgtctttgttctcgttggtttcaaagaacatctttatttctgccttcatttcattatgtacccaatagtcattcaggagcaggttgttcagtttccatgtagttgagcggttttgactgagtttcttaatcctgagttctagtttgattgcactgtggtctgagagacagtttgttataatctctgttcttttacatttgctgagaagagctttacttccaactatgtggtcaattttggaataggtgtggtgtggtgctgaaaaaaatgtatattctgttgatttggggtgcagagttctgtagatgtctattaggtccactttatgtagagctgagttcaattcctggatatccttgttaactttctgtctcgttgatctgtctaatgctgacagtggggtgttaaaatctcccattattattgtgtgggagtttaagtccctttgtaggtcactgaggacttgctttatgaatctgggtgctcctgtgttggggaCTGCACATTTTTCATCACTTGCTTCCAACAAGTGGAGTTAGGGCTGTTATCAAACCCAGAGACACAAGCAAAGGGCAGCTTTGACAACCTGGTCCCTCCCGCACCCGCCCCTGCGTGGAAAACGTCAAAGTCCTCTGCTCAGGGCGGGGCCGGGTTGCGCCCTGGAGTGCTCTGGGGCACCTGGAGGTTTCTTTTTGTGAAGTCTCTGTCACTGTGTGtgggtgcgtgtgtgtatgtgtgtcatgcgtgtgttgtgtgtgtatgtgtgtcttgtgcgtgtttgtgtgttgtgtgtgtctaGGCCAGGGAAGCAGTGAGTCATTTCTGCCCAGGAGTAGCTGCGTGTGAGGCCGGTTCTTGGTCTGAGGACTTTCCAGAAACTGTGAAGTGGGAGCCGCCTGCTGTAATCAGGCATATAAGTCACACTTCCCAGAGTTAGGAACCAGCGCAGAAGGCCCAGGACAGACGCCAAGCTGAAGCCACAGCCCTGACACCTGCTGCCCTAACCCTGGGCTCCGTCTCTGCCTCCGGAGCCTCCTGCCCCCGGGACTCAGCTCCTCTCTCCTCTGTGGctaggctctgcctcctgggctgctCCTCTCCCCAGCGCTCTCTCTGGGCCCAGCCTGGACACCTGCCCCCTCCCTGGGCTCCTTCCCCCGACTGGGCCTGTCCTGGGTCTCAGCCATGGCCTCCCCTGGGCTCCCTCTCTAGGAGGTAGAATCAGGAAGGGGTGGACACAGGGCTGCTCCTGAGGGCCCCTGACTGCACTTGTGTGGCTCCTTTCCAACAGGGAGACTGGCTGCTGGCTGTTCTCTTCTTGCTGGGCATGTCCCTTCCAATCGGCGCCCTGGGGTCTGTGAGTGAGGGTGGGCGGGGCTCTGTGAGTGAGGGTGGGGTCTGCGTTTAGGTTCTTCTGCGGTGAGGTTTAGCTGTTTTCTGGCTCCAGAGGGATGTCGTGTGACCTTTGCCCCGCTACAGGTCTGCTACACAAGGAAAGACATCTACACATTTGCTAGTGTTTGCGGAAACTCTTCCAATTCATGACACAGTTACTGAGCAAAAGCAATTATGGAAGATTCTTAATGTTTTATTAGTCTAAATACGGAGCCAATAAATCATTTCATTAATACATTGAAAACTACTCTGGGAATATTGAGCACAATCTTACTATTGTACACTTGGAACATAAGagaaattttcaattaaaattaattcactctgatttttaaaaaatctacttggTCAGGAGCGCATTGCTTTGCTGGCGTCTGTGAGCAGCTGGAGATGGTGGTGAACGGTCTGTTCGCATTTCTTGGAAGAAGATCTTTTATTCTGCTGCTCAACCCAGGTCTCTGCCTTCCTTAGAGACTGAGGCCCATCCTTCGGTTTCCCTGATTCTGGAAGAGCAGGGGGGTTGAATGGAGCAGGAGGTGAGAGAGTGGAAAGAGGGCACAGGGAGGAGGCCTGGGGACAGTGACAATgatgggagaggagggagggacgCCGGAGGCGGGAGAGAGGGAGGCTgtgagaaggaaagggagggacgGAGCTGGGCACCCTGTGGGGAGCAGGGAACCCAGAGGAGGCTCTGAGCAGAGGGGAAGGCAAGGCCCAGGGGagcggggaggagggggaggctgaTGCCGCACCAGGCAGAGGGAGGAAGCCCTCACCTGGAGAATGGCCTGCAGCCTCCCACTCAGGGCTTGGCTATGCTCCTCTAGTTCATCCCAGGGCTGGAAGGGACGTCCCTGGTGGTCCACAAAGGTGTCCCAGCAGTGCTCAAACTCTGAAAAGGGACAGGGGAGATAAGTCACGCTCCCGCTGTGGGATCGGGGTGGCACCGAGGGCCCATGACTCTCAGGACAGACTTCCCACATCCTGGTTTCAgtccctcctttccctctccctcccctagggACTTAGCTCCTTCATCGGGTAATTCCTTCCCATTGGAATCTGGGCCAGCCCAGTTCTCATTCAGGAAGCCCCAAGTTCTGCTTCCACTTCCAgccaccctccccaccctccctgggCCCACGTCTCCTGGCCTGGCCTCTCTCTTCCCATCGACCCCAAAGTCAGGTCCCAGAGTGCAGCCATCGTCTCTGCAGGCAGCAGACCAaggcctttctccttttcttcccaggaacctctcctgcccccaccccaccccacccgaACCTTCCATTCTTACCATCGTAGGTCATGATGGAGACTTGGGCCCCAGCACCCCGCAGCATTTGCAGCGCCTCCTTATATAGGCGGTCGTAATCATAGATGCGGGCAGCGAAGATGCGCAGTCTCATGTGTGTGTTCTCCTGAAGGAACGCACGCACTTGCTCAGCACAGCCCCAGGAGAAGCAGGGGCTCCAGGAGATGAACCAAGTGACCCTGTAGGTCTGGGCCAGGTCCAGCTGCCAATAAGGAATCAAGCCTAGGAAGCACAGCTCCGTATGGCGGCCATCAAAGCCATAGAGAGGATCCTTAGCCTAGAAAAGGAAACAGAGTGTGAGGTGATGTGTGGTGAACAGGGAGGGAGGGCCTGGACCAGGTGGGGCTGGGGAGACAGGGGCCTCCAGCACAAAATTAGAGGGGTTGCCAAAACCCCAGTTATTAGGATGCATGGTTTTCTAtgcaatattaaaaatatcaaatgttaTGCAGAAATCTCAAGATAAGCAAAATATTGTCCATTTAAATACAAACAGATCAGGAGCAATGATGTTTTATTTTGCCCCAGCTCCGGTACACACAGGACAGCACTCTTCTGTCagtctttatttaaaatcttcatttttattcatcgTGGCCTATTTgcattaaatttgcattttaaaatattgcattaattattaaattaaaatgtgttttctctaATTACTGAACATTTGGAGCCCCCTTCAATTTTGTACCCAAGGTCAGAGCCTTCAGGACCCTCAACCCAGACCCAGCCTTGCAGGGGGGGCTACAgagatgggggcagggaggaggggccgGCGGAGCCCCAAGGTCATTGGCCTGATGCCCCTGAGTGAGTGTGGTTCCTTCAAGGGGAGATTGACCAGCTCTACTCATCAACTCTCCTACTCCCATCCCATCTGTGGCCCATAATTCTGGAAGCTTCTATTCTGTGCCACAACCTGTGCTGAGCCCAAATGTGATATAGACTTAGGCCAAAACGAATTCC is part of the Symphalangus syndactylus isolate Jambi chromosome 18, NHGRI_mSymSyn1-v2.1_pri, whole genome shotgun sequence genome and harbors:
- the LOC129468125 gene encoding DNA dC->dU-editing enzyme APOBEC-3A isoform X4; the encoded protein is MDPDTFTFNFNNDPLVFGRHQTYLCYEVERLDNGTWVKMDQHRSFLHNQAKDPLYGFDGRHTELCFLGLIPYWQLDLAQTYRVTWFISWSPCFSWGCAEQVRAFLQENTHMRLRIFAARIYDYDRLYKEALQMLRGAGAQVSIMTYDEFEHCWDTFVDHQGRPFQPWDELEEHSQALSGRLQAILQNQGNRRMGLSL